One Halovivax ruber XH-70 genomic region harbors:
- a CDS encoding VOC family protein: MSDESIPVSADRPDSPMRTTGTDHVTIWGSNAEDTIAFYRDVLGMRLVLRQPNLDDPSQTHLFFDTGDGRIVTFFVGDRPSNPNPQRGGVGSVHHLAFRFAPERFEEVMEALDEGGRGYNVFDRGIFQSLYTHDQDGLVIELTTDKYDIPDDERAEVLATTQRIREEDGAEYAKDEHMRAALDELGIDAEAHDLPDAASGVGGID, from the coding sequence ATGAGCGACGAATCCATTCCCGTGAGCGCGGACCGACCTGACAGCCCGATGCGGACCACCGGGACCGACCACGTCACCATCTGGGGGTCGAACGCCGAGGACACGATCGCGTTCTACCGCGACGTACTCGGGATGCGCCTCGTGCTTCGCCAGCCGAACCTCGACGATCCCTCACAGACCCACCTGTTCTTCGACACCGGCGATGGGCGAATCGTCACCTTCTTCGTCGGCGACCGGCCGTCGAACCCGAACCCACAGCGCGGCGGCGTCGGCTCCGTCCACCACCTCGCCTTTCGCTTCGCCCCGGAACGGTTCGAAGAGGTCATGGAAGCCCTCGACGAGGGGGGGCGGGGCTACAACGTCTTCGATCGCGGCATCTTCCAGTCACTGTACACGCACGACCAGGACGGGCTCGTGATCGAACTCACGACGGACAAGTACGACATCCCCGACGACGAGCGCGCGGAGGTCCTCGCGACGACCCAGCGCATCCGTGAGGAAGATGGCGCCGAGTACGCGAAAGACGAACACATGCGGGCGGCGCTCGACGAACTCGGGATCGACGCCGAGGCCCACGACCTGCCCGACGCGGCGAGCGGTGTCGGCGGGATCGACTGA